In Microplitis mediator isolate UGA2020A chromosome 2, iyMicMedi2.1, whole genome shotgun sequence, a single window of DNA contains:
- the LOC130663570 gene encoding succinate--CoA ligase [GDP-forming] subunit beta, mitochondrial yields MSAFLTRKFVSSVGPLTKYSQAGLLSVRHLNLLEYQSKVLLKDSGVSVQNFTIVDDLQKTDSALDKFHANEYVIKAQVLAGGRGKGWFDNGFKGGVHLTKDPKEVKDIVKKMLGHKLITKQTTKDGILVQKVMIAESVNIKRETYLCILMDRSHNGPVLIASPAGGIDIETVAEKNPEAVKTIPLDIYYGIDDKIAKEVAEFLGFNDDDIKQKAIFELKNLWKLFVDIDALQIEINPFVETEDRQVVAVDAKIAFDDNAQFRQKDIFDMEDVSEKDPREIDASKYNLNYVNMDGNIACLVNGAGLAMATMDIIKMNGGEPANFLDVGGGVTEDQVFHAFRIVAEDPKARAIFVNIFGGIVNCATIAKGLVAAAKQLKINKPVVVRLQGTNVLEARKILQEYGPPFTMINDLDEAAKKVVSALSA; encoded by the exons ATGTCGGCTTTTTTAACTCGTAAATTTGTCAGTTCTGTTGGGCCATTGACTAAATATTCCCAGGCTGGATTACTGTCAGTAAGACATTTAAATTTGTTGGAGTACCAGAGCAAGGTGCTGTTAAAAGATAGTGGTGTTTCAGTACAGAATTTTACGATTGTTGATGATCTGCAAAAAACTGATAGTGCGCTTGATAAATTTC atgcTAATGAGTATGTTATCAAGGCACAAGTTTTAGCTGGTGGACGAGGTAAAGGATGGTTCGATAATGGGTTTAAAGGTGGTGTACATTTAACCAAAGA TCCGAAAGAGGTCAAAGATATTGTCAAGAAAATGTTGGGTcacaaattaataacaaaacaaaCAACAAAGGATGGTATTCTTGTACAAAAAGTAATGATAGCTGAGTCCGTTAATATAAAAAGGGAAACATATCTCTGTATATTAATGGACAGATCGCACAATGGACCGGTACTCATTGCATCACCAGCTGGTGGTATTGACATTGAAACAGTTGCTGAAAAAAATCCCGAAGCTGTTAAAACGATACCACTTGACATTTATTATGGAATTGACGATAAAATAGCCAAGGAAGTTGCTGAATTTTTAGGGtttaatgatgatgatatcAAACAGAAAGCgatatttgaattgaaaaatttatggaaattaTTTGTTGACATCGATGCGCTgcaaattgaaataaatccaTTTGTTGAGACTGAAGATAGACAAGTTGTTGCTGTTGATGCCAAAATAGCCTTTGATGATAATGCGCAATTTCGACaaaaagatatttttgatATGGAAGATGTCAGTGAAAAAGATCCCAGAGAAATTGATGCGTcgaaatataatttgaattatgtAAATATGGATGGAAATATTGCTTGCCTAg tcaatGGCGCAGGTTTAGCCATGGCCACAATggatattataaaaatgaatggcGGAGAACCAGCAAATTTCTTAGATGTTGGCGGTGGTGTTACAGAAGATCAAGTTTTCCATGCATTCCGTATCGTAGCTGAAG aTCCTAAAGCCAGAgctatttttgtaaatatcttCGGAGGGATTGTAAACTGTGCGACAATAGCTAAGGGATTGGTCGCTGCTGCCAagcaattgaaaataaataaaccagTGGTAGTCAGATTGCAAGGAACAAATGTTTTGGaagcaagaaaaattttacaagagTATGGCCCGCCTTTTACGATGATCAACGACTTAGATGAAGCAGCTAAAAAAGTTGTGTCAGCTTTAAGcgcataa
- the LOC130663567 gene encoding serologically defined colon cancer antigen 8 homolog isoform X1 — protein MLPTNNYSRRCRTGTSSLAIQSPGSYLSRPKLPFKSYYSKPKSNYYFNHIENAPFGRPKRFKLKKLNYLQKMDVNKKKIPDYTETAYREAVSRLKYLLAESYTPRGSGKIIREKNIYRRSNTKLHESADDTDDRSVVSDCSKGFPGNLSSRTNTGLVSDKRLPITSVLSGDNSQMTPKEMSTFIIRQEEYIEQLESESQYCKEELKNLLGKIRDVVAENEALHDKNKTVLLKSFLNEYDSQDENKRDKSVDVDHIQSSPGKKIKLHQLIEGPSIMYESRISELEAQLTQARIELKKALEESQSGGKKLTDASDTSPETVHQLDQVMKEKRELSVKLEETLRNLQVARDREAEATLKAKRAVDSIQQTEFEKCQAESEIRRLKDELERQRDKIREATQETTRRLADERHQVERRYGQQVEQLSADVATHWDAASKSQLEIEKQRREILDLKRELAQKQALIDDLKKELHNKISNLQSDLNQMAAEKDAVEQEVATAKLSAERSERHAKQEQSRWQAEINSYKQRLERADADIVHCRRENLRLSEQIASLEKELNMVKIIRADSQTPAATPRLDNEKDLTSMIMDMETKHATTVAGLEDALSNQAMLVSQLSAECQSLTQRLDANNLTHKEEIVNLQEKINDLTNKIKESFENKKGQSVSEIPLEPQKNSIANENINPNTNPEYDVDQNNYQQSYSAENKNTEAEVPQYGVQDNQNYQDYTAHDPNYHGDYTAEDYQQYEQYDPSLYPESNQGLNNQVDQQQYENYPTNNYDNQQQLPLEQNNDNVS, from the exons ATGCTACCGACCAACAACTATTCTCGACGATGTCGAACTGGCACATCCTCATTAGCTATTCAAAGTCCTGGGAGTTATTTATCACGACCTAAATTGCCATTTAAATCTTATTACTCAAAaccaaaaagtaattattattttaatcatattGAAAATGCACCTTTTGGAAGACCTAAACGTTTTAAACTAAa gaaattaaattatttacaaaaaatggatgttaataaaaaaaaaatacctgaTTATACAGAGACAGCTTACAGAGAAGCAGTATCACGTTTGAAATATTTACTAGCAGAGTCTTATACTCCAAGAGGATCtgg taaaataatacgagaaaaaaatatttatagacgAAGTAATACGAAGTTACATGAGTCAGCGGATGATACTGATGACAGAAGTGTAGTGAGTGATTGTTCAAAAGGTTTTCCAGGTAATTTGTCATCGAGAACTAATACAGGACTGGTGTCAGACAAACGTCTGCCAATTACTTCGGTATTGAGCGGCGATAATTCCCAAATGACACCCAAAGAAATGTCAACATTTATCATACGTCAGgaagaatatattgagcagTTGGAATCAGAGTCTCAGTACTGCAAAgaagagttaaaaaatttgctcGGTAAAATCCGTGATGTTGTAGCGGAGAACGAGGCTCTGCATGATAAAAATAAGACGGTGTTgcttaaatcatttttaaatgaatacgACAGTCaggatgaaaataaaagagaCAAGTCGGTGGATGTTGATCACATCCAGTCTAGTccaggtaaaaaaataaaattgcatcAATTAATTGAGGGCCCGAGTATAATGTACGAGTCGCGAATCAGCGAACTGGAGGCGCAGTTGACTCAAGCAAGAATAGAACTGAAAAAAGCTCTGGAAGAAAGTCAGTCTGgtggtaaaaaattaacggatGCTTCTGATACTAGTCCAGAGACTGTCCATCAGTTGGATCAGGTGATGAAAGAAAAACGGGAATTGTCTGTCAAGCTGGAGGAGACTCTGAGAAATTTACAAGTCGCGCGTGATCGGGAAGCTGAGGCAACGTTGAAAGCTAAACGTGCTGTGGATTCTATTCAGCAAACGGAGTTTGAAAAATGTCAAGCAGAGTCTGAAATCCGTCGGCTGAAAGATGAACTAGAGAGACAACGGGATAAAATTCGGGAGGCGACACAAGAAACGACTCGACGGCTTGCAGATGAGAGACATCAAGTAGAAAGACGTTATGGTCAACAAGTTGAGCAGCTTTCAGCTGACGTCGCGACTCACTGGGACGCTGCCTCCAAGTCTCAATTGGAGATTGAGAAACAGCGGAGAGAAATTTTGGATTTGAAGAGAGAACTGGCTCAGAAGCAAGCGCTAATTGATGACCTCAAGAAGGAATTacacaataaaattt caaatttaCAAAGTGATTTAAATCAAATGGCAGCTGAGAAAGACGCAGTCGAGCAAGAAGTCGCAACAGCAAAATTATCAGCAGAAAGAAGTGAAAGACACGCCAAGCAGGAGCAAAGTCGTTGGCAAgcagaaataaattcttataagcaAAGATTGGAACGCGCTGACGCTGATATTGTTCATTGTCGACGTGAAAATTTACGATTATCTGAACAAATCGCTTCGTTAGAAAaagaa ctgaatatggtaaaaataattcgCGCTGACAGCCAGACACCAGCAGCTACACCTCGGTTGGATAATGAAAAAGATTTGACATCAATGATAATGGACATGGAAACAAAACATG CTACCACAGTTGCTGGTCTTGAAGATGCTCTCAGCAATCAGGCTATGCTCGTCTCACAACTGTCTGCCGAATGCCAATCTCTCACACAGCGTTTGGATGCTAACAATCTCACGCACAA gGAAGAAATTGTCAACTTAcaggaaaaaataaacgacttgacgaataaaataaaagaatcatttgaaaataaaaaag GACAATCAGTGTCGGAAATTCCCCTGGAGccacaaaaaaattccattgcaaatgaaaatattaatccGAACACAAACCCCGAGTATGATGTcgatcaaaataattatcaacaatCCTACAgtgcagaaaataaaaataccgagGCGGAAGTACCGCAGTATGGAGTACAAGACAATCAAAATTACCAAGACTACACAGCACACGATCCTAATTATCATGGTGATTATACAGCTGAAGATTATCAGCAGTACGAGCAGTATGACCCCTCACTTTATCCCGAGTCAAACCAGGGTCTAAATAATCAAGTTGATCAACAGCAGTATGAAAATTATCCTACAAATAATTACGATAATCAACAACAACTTCCGCTTGaacaaaataatgataatgtttCTTAA
- the LOC130663567 gene encoding serologically defined colon cancer antigen 8 homolog isoform X2 yields the protein MLPTNNYSRRCRTGTSSLAIQSPGSYLSRPKLPFKSYYSKPKSNYYFNHIENAPFGRPKRFKLKKLNYLQKMDVNKKKIPDYTETAYREAVSRLKYLLAESYTPRGSGKIIREKNIYRRSNTKLHESADDTDDRSVVSDCSKGFPGNLSSRTNTGLVSDKRLPITSVLSGDNSQMTPKEMSTFIIRQEEYIEQLESESQYCKEELKNLLGKIRDVVAENEALHDKNKTVLLKSFLNEYDSQDENKRDKSVDVDHIQSSPGKKIKLHQLIEGPSIMYESRISELEAQLTQARIELKKALEESQSGGKKLTDASDTSPETVHQLDQVMKEKRELSVKLEETLRNLQVARDREAEATLKAKRAVDSIQQTEFEKCQAESEIRRLKDELERQRDKIREATQETTRRLADERHQVERRYGQQVEQLSADVATHWDAASKSQLEIEKQRREILDLKRELAQKQALIDDLKKELHNKISNLQSDLNQMAAEKDAVEQEVATAKLSAERSERHAKQEQSRWQAEINSYKQRLERADADIVHCRRENLRLSEQIASLEKELNMVKIIRADSQTPAATPRLDNEKDLTSMIMDMETKHATTVAGLEDALSNQAMLVSQLSAECQSLTQRLDANNLTHKEEIVNLQEKINDLTNKIKESFENKKVLQDNQCRKFPWSHKKIPLQMKILIRTQTPSMMSIKIIINNPTVQKIKIPRRKYRSMEYKTIKITKTTQHTILIIMVIIQLKIISSTSSMTPHFIPSQTRV from the exons ATGCTACCGACCAACAACTATTCTCGACGATGTCGAACTGGCACATCCTCATTAGCTATTCAAAGTCCTGGGAGTTATTTATCACGACCTAAATTGCCATTTAAATCTTATTACTCAAAaccaaaaagtaattattattttaatcatattGAAAATGCACCTTTTGGAAGACCTAAACGTTTTAAACTAAa gaaattaaattatttacaaaaaatggatgttaataaaaaaaaaatacctgaTTATACAGAGACAGCTTACAGAGAAGCAGTATCACGTTTGAAATATTTACTAGCAGAGTCTTATACTCCAAGAGGATCtgg taaaataatacgagaaaaaaatatttatagacgAAGTAATACGAAGTTACATGAGTCAGCGGATGATACTGATGACAGAAGTGTAGTGAGTGATTGTTCAAAAGGTTTTCCAGGTAATTTGTCATCGAGAACTAATACAGGACTGGTGTCAGACAAACGTCTGCCAATTACTTCGGTATTGAGCGGCGATAATTCCCAAATGACACCCAAAGAAATGTCAACATTTATCATACGTCAGgaagaatatattgagcagTTGGAATCAGAGTCTCAGTACTGCAAAgaagagttaaaaaatttgctcGGTAAAATCCGTGATGTTGTAGCGGAGAACGAGGCTCTGCATGATAAAAATAAGACGGTGTTgcttaaatcatttttaaatgaatacgACAGTCaggatgaaaataaaagagaCAAGTCGGTGGATGTTGATCACATCCAGTCTAGTccaggtaaaaaaataaaattgcatcAATTAATTGAGGGCCCGAGTATAATGTACGAGTCGCGAATCAGCGAACTGGAGGCGCAGTTGACTCAAGCAAGAATAGAACTGAAAAAAGCTCTGGAAGAAAGTCAGTCTGgtggtaaaaaattaacggatGCTTCTGATACTAGTCCAGAGACTGTCCATCAGTTGGATCAGGTGATGAAAGAAAAACGGGAATTGTCTGTCAAGCTGGAGGAGACTCTGAGAAATTTACAAGTCGCGCGTGATCGGGAAGCTGAGGCAACGTTGAAAGCTAAACGTGCTGTGGATTCTATTCAGCAAACGGAGTTTGAAAAATGTCAAGCAGAGTCTGAAATCCGTCGGCTGAAAGATGAACTAGAGAGACAACGGGATAAAATTCGGGAGGCGACACAAGAAACGACTCGACGGCTTGCAGATGAGAGACATCAAGTAGAAAGACGTTATGGTCAACAAGTTGAGCAGCTTTCAGCTGACGTCGCGACTCACTGGGACGCTGCCTCCAAGTCTCAATTGGAGATTGAGAAACAGCGGAGAGAAATTTTGGATTTGAAGAGAGAACTGGCTCAGAAGCAAGCGCTAATTGATGACCTCAAGAAGGAATTacacaataaaattt caaatttaCAAAGTGATTTAAATCAAATGGCAGCTGAGAAAGACGCAGTCGAGCAAGAAGTCGCAACAGCAAAATTATCAGCAGAAAGAAGTGAAAGACACGCCAAGCAGGAGCAAAGTCGTTGGCAAgcagaaataaattcttataagcaAAGATTGGAACGCGCTGACGCTGATATTGTTCATTGTCGACGTGAAAATTTACGATTATCTGAACAAATCGCTTCGTTAGAAAaagaa ctgaatatggtaaaaataattcgCGCTGACAGCCAGACACCAGCAGCTACACCTCGGTTGGATAATGAAAAAGATTTGACATCAATGATAATGGACATGGAAACAAAACATG CTACCACAGTTGCTGGTCTTGAAGATGCTCTCAGCAATCAGGCTATGCTCGTCTCACAACTGTCTGCCGAATGCCAATCTCTCACACAGCGTTTGGATGCTAACAATCTCACGCACAA gGAAGAAATTGTCAACTTAcaggaaaaaataaacgacttgacgaataaaataaaagaatcatttgaaaataaaaaag TTTTACAGGACAATCAGTGTCGGAAATTCCCCTGGAGccacaaaaaaattccattgcaaatgaaaatattaatccGAACACAAACCCCGAGTATGATGTcgatcaaaataattatcaacaatCCTACAgtgcagaaaataaaaataccgagGCGGAAGTACCGCAGTATGGAGTACAAGACAATCAAAATTACCAAGACTACACAGCACACGATCCTAATTATCATGGTGATTATACAGCTGAAGATTATCAGCAGTACGAGCAGTATGACCCCTCACTTTATCCCGAGTCAAACCAGGGTCTAA
- the LOC130663567 gene encoding serologically defined colon cancer antigen 8 homolog isoform X3 — MLPTNNYSRRCRTGTSSLAIQSPGSYLSRPKLPFKSYYSKPKSNYYFNHIENAPFGRPKRFKLKKLNYLQKMDVNKKKIPDYTETAYREAVSRLKYLLAESYTPRGSGKIIREKNIYRRSNTKLHESADDTDDRSVVSDCSKGFPGNLSSRTNTGLVSDKRLPITSVLSGDNSQMTPKEMSTFIIRQEEYIEQLESESQYCKEELKNLLGKIRDVVAENEALHDKNKTVLLKSFLNEYDSQDENKRDKSVDVDHIQSSPGKKIKLHQLIEGPSIMYESRISELEAQLTQARIELKKALEESQSGGKKLTDASDTSPETVHQLDQVMKEKRELSVKLEETLRNLQVARDREAEATLKAKRAVDSIQQTEFEKCQAESEIRRLKDELERQRDKIREATQETTRRLADERHQVERRYGQQVEQLSADVATHWDAASKSQLEIEKQRREILDLKRELAQKQALIDDLKKELHNKISNLQSDLNQMAAEKDAVEQEVATAKLSAERSERHAKQEQSRWQAEINSYKQRLERADADIVHCRRENLRLSEQIASLEKELNMVKIIRADSQTPAATPRLDNEKDLTSMIMDMETKHATTVAGLEDALSNQAMLVSQLSAECQSLTQRLDANNLTHKGSG; from the exons ATGCTACCGACCAACAACTATTCTCGACGATGTCGAACTGGCACATCCTCATTAGCTATTCAAAGTCCTGGGAGTTATTTATCACGACCTAAATTGCCATTTAAATCTTATTACTCAAAaccaaaaagtaattattattttaatcatattGAAAATGCACCTTTTGGAAGACCTAAACGTTTTAAACTAAa gaaattaaattatttacaaaaaatggatgttaataaaaaaaaaatacctgaTTATACAGAGACAGCTTACAGAGAAGCAGTATCACGTTTGAAATATTTACTAGCAGAGTCTTATACTCCAAGAGGATCtgg taaaataatacgagaaaaaaatatttatagacgAAGTAATACGAAGTTACATGAGTCAGCGGATGATACTGATGACAGAAGTGTAGTGAGTGATTGTTCAAAAGGTTTTCCAGGTAATTTGTCATCGAGAACTAATACAGGACTGGTGTCAGACAAACGTCTGCCAATTACTTCGGTATTGAGCGGCGATAATTCCCAAATGACACCCAAAGAAATGTCAACATTTATCATACGTCAGgaagaatatattgagcagTTGGAATCAGAGTCTCAGTACTGCAAAgaagagttaaaaaatttgctcGGTAAAATCCGTGATGTTGTAGCGGAGAACGAGGCTCTGCATGATAAAAATAAGACGGTGTTgcttaaatcatttttaaatgaatacgACAGTCaggatgaaaataaaagagaCAAGTCGGTGGATGTTGATCACATCCAGTCTAGTccaggtaaaaaaataaaattgcatcAATTAATTGAGGGCCCGAGTATAATGTACGAGTCGCGAATCAGCGAACTGGAGGCGCAGTTGACTCAAGCAAGAATAGAACTGAAAAAAGCTCTGGAAGAAAGTCAGTCTGgtggtaaaaaattaacggatGCTTCTGATACTAGTCCAGAGACTGTCCATCAGTTGGATCAGGTGATGAAAGAAAAACGGGAATTGTCTGTCAAGCTGGAGGAGACTCTGAGAAATTTACAAGTCGCGCGTGATCGGGAAGCTGAGGCAACGTTGAAAGCTAAACGTGCTGTGGATTCTATTCAGCAAACGGAGTTTGAAAAATGTCAAGCAGAGTCTGAAATCCGTCGGCTGAAAGATGAACTAGAGAGACAACGGGATAAAATTCGGGAGGCGACACAAGAAACGACTCGACGGCTTGCAGATGAGAGACATCAAGTAGAAAGACGTTATGGTCAACAAGTTGAGCAGCTTTCAGCTGACGTCGCGACTCACTGGGACGCTGCCTCCAAGTCTCAATTGGAGATTGAGAAACAGCGGAGAGAAATTTTGGATTTGAAGAGAGAACTGGCTCAGAAGCAAGCGCTAATTGATGACCTCAAGAAGGAATTacacaataaaattt caaatttaCAAAGTGATTTAAATCAAATGGCAGCTGAGAAAGACGCAGTCGAGCAAGAAGTCGCAACAGCAAAATTATCAGCAGAAAGAAGTGAAAGACACGCCAAGCAGGAGCAAAGTCGTTGGCAAgcagaaataaattcttataagcaAAGATTGGAACGCGCTGACGCTGATATTGTTCATTGTCGACGTGAAAATTTACGATTATCTGAACAAATCGCTTCGTTAGAAAaagaa ctgaatatggtaaaaataattcgCGCTGACAGCCAGACACCAGCAGCTACACCTCGGTTGGATAATGAAAAAGATTTGACATCAATGATAATGGACATGGAAACAAAACATG CTACCACAGTTGCTGGTCTTGAAGATGCTCTCAGCAATCAGGCTATGCTCGTCTCACAACTGTCTGCCGAATGCCAATCTCTCACACAGCGTTTGGATGCTAACAATCTCACGCACAA AGGAAGCGGTTGA
- the LOC130663569 gene encoding major facilitator superfamily domain-containing protein 12-like, whose product MDNQSTNSVEHDYTEIVQRLSKKQKWAYGVGHVLNDICASLWFTYLIVFFHFVLGFNPVLSGTVLLIGQVADAVSTPFIGLQSDKNDDFWLCRYGRRKTWHLIGTICVMFSFPFIFSRCINCYNAEHWAQIVYYSSFIIIFQFGWAAVQISHLSMIPDLTPTEHERTELTAIRYTFTVFSNVFVYGITWAVLHVTSDDLNNQIGPKDVYKFQHIVLIGMAVGIVASITFHLIIQETPHDSTGPIRRNLRPASSFLRDVKFYQVAVVYMATRLFVNISQIYVPLYLHDTLKMPATSLAIIPLIMYLSSFKVSLIIERINTKLGRKISYALGVSLGISACVWIWFGEGTNFTKLYIYPVSLLLGASGSMMLVTSLGVTADLIGPNTESGAFVYGAMSFTDKLSNGIVVMAIQYTLHKINCPNYYRDVLSFVCGGAATVGLLMLISIRPLINQIEDGREYRTIESDDTFEPREVNSRITSENE is encoded by the exons atggATAATCAAAGTACAAATTCAGTAGAACATGATTACACGGAGATAGTTCAGAGGCtgtcaaaaaaacaaaaatgggCATATGGAGTCGGGCATGTATTGAATGACATTTGTGCATCATTGTGGTTtacatatttaattgtattttttcactttgtATTGGGGTTCAATCCTGTGTTATCAGGAACTGTTTTACTAATTGGTCAAGTAGCTGATGCTGTTTCTACGCCATTTATTGGATTGCAATCAGATAAAAATGATGACTTCTGGTTGTGTAGATATGGAAGGCGGAAAACTTGGCATTTAATAg GTACAATATGTGTCATGTTTAgttttccttttatattttctCGTTGTATAAATTGTTACAATGCCGAGCATTGGGCTCAAATAGTTTACTATTCgtcatttataataatatttcaatttgGTTGGGCCGCTGTACAAATATCACACTTGTCTATGATACCTGATCTCACACCAACTGAACACGAAAGAACGGAGCTCACTGCAATTAG atatacatttacagttttttcaaatgtttttgTGTACGGAATAACCTGGGCAGTATTGCACGTGACTAgtgatgatttaaataatcaaataggTCCAAAAGATGTTTACAAATTTCAACATATTGTTTTAATTGGCATGGCAGTTGGTATCGTAGCGTCAAttacttttcatttaattattcaagaaACTCCGCACGATTCTactg GTCCTATAAGAAGAAATTTACGACCGGCTTCGTCATTTTTGAGAGACGTTAAGTTCTATCAAGTAGCTGTCGTGTACATGGCAACTAGGTTGTTTGTAAATATATCACAAATTTATGTACCTCTGTATTTACACGATACGTTAAAAATGCCAGCGACATCTTTAGCAATAATCCCGCTGATAATGTACCTCAGCAGCTTCAAAGTTTCCTTGATAATTGAAAGAATAAATACCAAATTAggtagaaaaatttcttatgccCTTGGAGTATCGCTGGGAATATCAGCCTGTGTGTGGATATGGTTTGGCGAAGGGACGAATTTTActaaattgtatatatatcCAGTTTCTTTATTACTCG GGGCAAGTGGATCTATGATGCTAGTAACTAGTCTCGGAGTAACTGCAGATTTAATTGGCCCAAATACAGAAAGCGGAGCTTTTGTTTATGGCGCTATGAGTTTTACTGACAAACTCAGCAATGGAATTGTTGTCATGGCAATACAGTACAC ACTTCATAAGATCAATTGCCCTAATTATTATCGGGATGTACTGAGTTTTGTTTGCGGAGGAGCTGCAACTGTTGGCCTTCTAATGTTAATATCTATAAGACCTCTGATAAATCAAATTGAAG atggAAGAGAATACCGTACTATCGAATCAGACGATACATTTGAACCCAGAGAAGTAAACTCGAGGATAACCAgtgaaaatgaataa